Proteins encoded by one window of Bacteroidota bacterium:
- the lpdA gene encoding dihydrolipoyl dehydrogenase, producing the protein MEKYDITIIGSGPGGYVAAIRCAQLGMKVALIEKYNTLGGTCLNVGCIPSKALLDSSEHYHNATHTFKEHGIETGTVKVNLAQMIKRKNEVVKQTCDGISFLMKKNKVEVLTGTGSFVSPTQIKITDAAGNETIIETSKTIIATGSKPVSLPGIDIDKKRIITSTEALNLAEIPKHLIVIGGGVIGLELGSVYARIGSQVSVIEYADSIIPTMDRTMGKDLGRVLKKLGFSINTGHKVQSAVAKGKEVIVKATDPQGKEVEFKGDYCLVSVGRKPYTEGLALDKAGVKTDERGRVEVNEHLQTNVPSIYAIGDVVKGAMLAHKAEEEGVLVAEYISGQKPHINYLLIPGVVYTWPEVASVGYTEEELKAKNIAYKMGAFPFRASGRARASMDLDGQIKVLADATTDEILGVHMIGPRAADMIAEAVVAMEFRASAEDISRMSHAHPTYTEAFKEACLAATGNRALHV; encoded by the coding sequence ATGGAAAAATACGATATCACCATTATTGGTTCGGGCCCTGGCGGTTATGTGGCCGCCATTCGCTGTGCACAGTTGGGAATGAAGGTAGCATTAATAGAAAAATATAATACACTTGGCGGTACTTGCCTCAATGTGGGCTGCATACCCAGCAAAGCCCTGCTCGATAGCAGCGAACATTATCATAATGCCACACACACTTTTAAAGAGCATGGTATAGAAACAGGCACGGTAAAAGTGAATCTCGCCCAAATGATTAAACGCAAAAACGAAGTGGTGAAACAAACCTGCGATGGCATCAGTTTCCTGATGAAAAAAAACAAAGTGGAGGTATTAACAGGCACTGGATCATTTGTGAGCCCCACACAAATAAAAATTACCGACGCCGCAGGCAACGAAACTATTATAGAAACAAGTAAAACTATTATAGCCACAGGTTCCAAACCTGTATCATTGCCCGGTATCGACATCGACAAGAAACGCATCATTACTAGTACAGAAGCATTAAACTTGGCGGAAATTCCAAAGCATTTAATTGTAATAGGTGGTGGTGTAATAGGCCTAGAATTAGGATCAGTATATGCCCGCATAGGCAGCCAGGTAAGTGTAATAGAATATGCCGATAGTATTATACCCACCATGGACCGCACTATGGGCAAAGACTTAGGAAGAGTACTAAAAAAACTGGGCTTTAGCATTAATACAGGACATAAAGTTCAGAGTGCAGTTGCCAAAGGAAAAGAAGTAATAGTAAAAGCCACCGACCCACAAGGCAAGGAGGTGGAATTTAAAGGCGATTATTGTTTGGTATCAGTAGGTCGTAAACCTTATACCGAAGGATTGGCCTTAGACAAAGCTGGTGTGAAAACCGATGAGCGGGGCCGCGTGGAAGTTAACGAGCATTTGCAAACCAATGTACCTAGCATATATGCCATAGGCGATGTGGTGAAAGGTGCTATGCTGGCTCACAAAGCCGAAGAAGAAGGGGTACTTGTAGCGGAATATATATCGGGACAAAAACCACATATAAATTATTTATTAATTCCAGGCGTAGTATATACTTGGCCCGAGGTAGCATCGGTTGGATATACCGAAGAAGAATTGAAAGCCAAAAACATAGCTTATAAAATGGGAGCATTCCCATTCCGTGCCAGTGGTCGTGCCCGTGCCTCTATGGATTTAGACGGTCAAATAAAAGTACTTGCCGATGCTACTACCGATGAAATTTTGGGCGTACACATGATAGGCCCCCGTGCCGCCGATATGATTGCCGAAGCAGTGGTTGCTATGGAGTTTCGTGCCAGTGCCGAGGATATTTCTCGCATGAGCCATGCCCACCCAACATATACTGAAGCTTTTAAAGAAGCTTGTTTAGCTGCAACTGGGAACAGGGCTTTGCATGTGTAA
- a CDS encoding porin family protein: protein MLFNKKKRLKLLMSLMLCAALSSKAQRNLPSYDYKLLHYGFTVGFSSTNFKLNHDASFFPNDTLASVICKPQAGFNLGVLGDLHLGNHFDIRLIPSLHFAQRNIEFVFRKDSLLSVAKIESTYGELPLIFKYKSDRIKNTRFYVVAGLIYSFDFTSNKTVARKPGDAFVAVGTNNLGYQIGMGFDFYFPYFKFSPEIKLTNGINNVLVRDGSVYSSSISGLFSKILQFNFYIE from the coding sequence ATGCTCTTTAACAAAAAGAAAAGACTGAAACTATTGATGTCATTGATGTTGTGTGCTGCCCTTAGTAGCAAGGCTCAGCGAAATTTGCCCTCATACGATTATAAATTATTGCACTATGGTTTCACTGTGGGGTTTAGTTCTACCAATTTCAAGCTGAACCACGATGCCAGTTTTTTTCCAAACGATACCTTGGCTTCAGTTATTTGCAAACCTCAAGCTGGTTTCAATCTAGGTGTTTTGGGCGATTTGCATTTGGGCAATCACTTCGATATCCGCCTTATCCCATCGCTACACTTCGCTCAACGCAATATCGAATTTGTATTTCGCAAAGACAGTTTATTATCAGTAGCAAAAATTGAATCGACTTATGGCGAATTGCCATTGATATTCAAATACAAATCGGACAGAATTAAGAACACCCGTTTTTATGTAGTGGCTGGCCTTATCTACAGCTTCGATTTTACGTCTAACAAAACGGTGGCCCGCAAGCCCGGTGATGCTTTTGTAGCAGTGGGCACTAATAATTTAGGCTACCAAATAGGCATGGGCTTCGATTTCTATTTCCCTTATTTCAAATTCTCGCCCGAAATAAAACTCACCAATGGAATCAACAATGTACTGGTACGCGATGGCTCAGTTTATAGTAGCAGCATCAGCGGTTTATTTTCTAAAATATTGCAGTTCAATTTCTATATTGAATAA
- a CDS encoding MATE family efflux transporter gives MKEDHKYSYGLILKLAIPIIIGQVGNVLMGLTDTFFVSKLGVTEIAASGIGNSVFFTTIVIGIGMMISGSAVVAEALGNKDPERIGKLYHSVVWSGIMFGVLMNLVVLFLSFNFGWFQQTTQVNAIAPQYLNILGLSVVPLTLFIGLKNMSDGHEDTTPGLIISLGAVVLNALLNPLFIWTFNMGFNGSAWATFVTRICMVLAIWLYLRGNHKYRVWRYHIGLKDWLMAIPFRKELNEFLKVGLPSGLQFFFEIAAFGGAAAMMGNISVVAGASHVVAIQLAALTYMAATGFSVAGSILTGSARGAGDTQGILVAGKRSLVMVTVWMSFTCLCFIIFSQELTALFNHKHEPELQQYAASLLIIAGFFQLADGLQCVGLGILRGIGDTRVPTWITLVAYWVIGLPLGYILGPVLGYDGAGIWWALCAGLCFSAVALNWRFFGLVKRMGKKATIQFKSC, from the coding sequence TTGAAAGAAGATCATAAATATAGTTATGGCCTAATTCTCAAATTGGCCATCCCCATTATTATCGGGCAAGTGGGCAATGTACTTATGGGTCTCACGGACACCTTCTTTGTTTCCAAACTGGGTGTAACAGAAATTGCAGCTTCAGGCATTGGAAATTCCGTTTTTTTCACCACCATTGTTATAGGTATTGGTATGATGATATCTGGCTCGGCGGTGGTTGCTGAGGCATTGGGCAATAAGGACCCCGAACGTATTGGTAAACTATATCACAGTGTGGTGTGGTCGGGTATTATGTTCGGGGTGCTAATGAATTTGGTGGTGCTGTTTCTCTCTTTCAATTTTGGGTGGTTTCAACAAACGACGCAGGTAAATGCGATAGCCCCGCAATATTTAAATATTCTGGGGCTCTCCGTAGTGCCGCTCACGCTATTTATTGGATTAAAAAACATGAGCGATGGCCACGAGGATACCACACCCGGGCTTATTATATCGTTAGGTGCAGTGGTATTAAATGCATTGCTCAACCCCCTCTTCATCTGGACTTTCAATATGGGTTTCAATGGCTCAGCTTGGGCCACTTTTGTTACCCGCATTTGCATGGTTTTGGCAATATGGTTGTACTTACGCGGCAACCACAAATACCGTGTGTGGCGTTATCATATTGGGTTAAAAGATTGGCTCATGGCCATCCCTTTCCGCAAAGAGCTAAATGAGTTTTTAAAAGTGGGCCTTCCTTCGGGCTTACAATTCTTTTTCGAGATAGCAGCCTTTGGCGGTGCGGCGGCAATGATGGGCAATATCAGTGTGGTGGCAGGTGCTTCGCATGTGGTAGCGATACAATTGGCAGCACTCACTTATATGGCGGCTACAGGCTTCTCTGTTGCGGGTAGTATACTCACTGGCAGTGCCCGTGGGGCTGGAGATACCCAAGGCATTCTCGTTGCAGGCAAACGCAGCCTAGTGATGGTTACTGTATGGATGAGCTTTACCTGCCTGTGTTTTATTATATTTAGTCAAGAACTTACTGCCTTGTTCAACCACAAACACGAGCCCGAACTGCAGCAATACGCTGCCAGCTTGCTAATCATTGCGGGCTTCTTCCAATTGGCCGATGGGCTGCAATGTGTAGGCCTGGGCATACTGCGTGGCATAGGCGATACCCGCGTACCCACTTGGATTACACTAGTAGCTTATTGGGTTATAGGCTTGCCCTTGGGCTATATATTGGGGCCTGTATTGGGTTACGATGGAGCTGGAATTTGGTGGGCACTTTGTGCGGGGCTTTGCTTTAGTGCTGTGGCTTTAAATTGGAGGTTCTTTGGGTTGGTGAAGCGTATGGGCAAAAAAGCAACTATACAGTTTAAAAGCTGTTGA
- the tgt gene encoding tRNA guanosine(34) transglycosylase Tgt: protein MKFDLLATDNATQARAGLLHTPHGSIETPIFMPVGTVGTVKSVTQYDLWNRIKAPIILGNTYHLFIRPGNDTLKQAGGLPKFINWPGAMLTDSGGYQVFSLAGSRKITEQGATFQSHLDGSKIVFTPENVVDTQRIIGADIIMAFDECPPYPAEKKYVEQSMHLTHRWLDRCFAQMNSTKPIYGYEQALFPIVQGGTFPDLRVQSAQYIANKDTFGNAIGGLSVGEPTEDMYSMTSLVCDILPKAKPRYLMGVGKPENILECISRGIDMFDCVMPTRNARHGYIFTTRGIVNIKNEKWKNDFTPLDPLLTPEYSMAYTRHLLISSEYLGFIIASIQNLSFYLWLVREARMHILEGDFAQWKQHILPIVSKRF, encoded by the coding sequence GTGAAGTTTGATTTGCTGGCCACCGATAATGCCACCCAAGCACGGGCTGGACTTTTGCATACGCCCCATGGCTCTATTGAAACGCCCATCTTTATGCCTGTAGGAACTGTAGGAACTGTAAAATCTGTTACCCAATACGACCTGTGGAACCGCATTAAAGCACCCATCATTCTGGGCAATACCTATCACCTATTTATACGACCTGGAAACGATACCCTAAAACAAGCAGGCGGCTTACCTAAATTCATCAATTGGCCAGGTGCCATGCTTACCGATAGTGGCGGCTATCAAGTATTCTCCTTAGCCGGCAGTCGTAAAATAACTGAGCAAGGGGCTACCTTTCAATCGCATTTGGATGGGAGCAAAATTGTGTTCACGCCCGAGAATGTCGTCGATACGCAACGCATCATTGGTGCCGATATTATCATGGCTTTTGATGAATGCCCGCCCTACCCTGCCGAAAAAAAATATGTGGAGCAAAGCATGCACCTCACCCACAGGTGGCTCGATAGGTGCTTTGCCCAAATGAACAGCACCAAACCTATATATGGATACGAACAAGCACTCTTCCCTATAGTACAAGGTGGTACCTTCCCCGATTTGCGTGTACAGTCTGCCCAATATATTGCCAACAAAGACACTTTTGGTAATGCCATTGGCGGCCTTAGTGTAGGCGAACCTACAGAAGATATGTATAGCATGACTTCTCTAGTATGCGATATCCTGCCCAAGGCAAAACCGCGTTACCTCATGGGAGTGGGCAAGCCTGAAAATATACTGGAATGCATCTCACGAGGTATAGATATGTTCGACTGCGTAATGCCCACCCGCAACGCCCGTCATGGATATATATTTACCACACGCGGCATCGTGAATATAAAAAACGAGAAGTGGAAAAATGACTTTACACCACTCGATCCTTTGCTTACGCCAGAGTATAGCATGGCCTATACCCGCCACCTCTTAATCAGTTCAGAGTATCTCGGATTTATTATAGCATCTATACAAAATCTTTCCTTTTATTTGTGGCTGGTTCGCGAAGCAAGAATGCATATACTGGAAGGCGATTTTGCCCAATGGAAACAGCATATACTGCCGATAGTTTCCAAAAGATTTTAA